In a single window of the Desulfuribacillus alkaliarsenatis genome:
- the hypD gene encoding hydrogenase formation protein HypD yields MSSMKTNVYRDPVLGKELIQAIKKQAKIFQEKNGRKVNLMEVCGTHTVSVSKAGLRDVFRDDIELISGPGCPVCVTSHEDIDYMIELAKQPEVIICTFGDMMRVPGSHSSLAEEKANGHDIRVLYSPLEALDIAEEQPDKKVIFLAVGFETTTPAIAATIDMAEKREIDNYYVFTVHKICPPVVELLFNDPKLKIDGLLLPGHVSAIVGRKALDFIATEFKVPSSIAGFEPLDVLAGMYDIIRMLNQGEAKVTNQYLRVVTEEGNKAALDMIAKYFEAASSNWRGIGSIEGSGLVLKPEYQKYDARNLYDITIPESSNTRGCRCGEVLSGHIKPTDCGHFGRSCTPVSPVGPCMVSYEGTCATYFKYERKV; encoded by the coding sequence ATGAGCAGCATGAAGACTAATGTATATCGTGATCCCGTCCTAGGTAAAGAGCTTATACAGGCAATAAAAAAGCAGGCGAAAATATTTCAAGAAAAAAACGGACGCAAGGTAAACCTAATGGAGGTCTGTGGAACCCATACGGTTTCCGTATCAAAGGCAGGACTACGTGATGTGTTCCGTGATGATATCGAATTAATTAGTGGACCAGGATGTCCAGTTTGTGTAACCAGCCATGAGGATATTGATTACATGATAGAGCTTGCGAAACAGCCAGAGGTAATTATATGTACCTTTGGCGATATGATGCGCGTTCCTGGCTCTCATTCTTCACTTGCAGAAGAAAAAGCTAATGGGCATGATATCCGTGTCCTGTATTCTCCGTTAGAAGCACTAGATATTGCTGAAGAGCAGCCTGACAAAAAGGTAATCTTCTTGGCTGTTGGTTTTGAAACAACGACACCAGCAATAGCAGCAACAATTGACATGGCAGAGAAACGTGAAATAGACAACTATTATGTGTTCACTGTTCATAAAATCTGTCCGCCTGTTGTTGAACTATTATTTAACGATCCGAAGCTAAAGATTGATGGCTTGTTACTTCCAGGCCATGTATCAGCAATAGTAGGTCGTAAGGCACTTGATTTTATTGCTACAGAATTTAAGGTGCCTAGCTCCATAGCTGGCTTTGAGCCGTTGGATGTGCTAGCAGGCATGTATGATATCATTCGCATGCTTAACCAAGGTGAAGCTAAGGTAACTAACCAATATCTAAGGGTTGTTACTGAGGAGGGCAATAAGGCAGCTCTCGATATGATTGCGAAATATTTTGAAGCAGCTAGCTCTAATTGGCGTGGAATTGGTTCTATTGAAGGCAGTGGATTAGTATTAAAGCCAGAGTACCAGAAGTATGATGCGAGAAATCTCTATGACATAACGATACCAGAATCATCAAATACTAGGGGCTGTCGCTGTGGCGAAGTACTATCAGGCCACATTAAACCGACAGACTGTGGGCACTTTGGAAGATCCTGTACGCCAGTAAGCCCAGTAGGGCCATGCATGGTTTCCTATGAAGGAACGTGTGCTACCTACTTTAAGTATGAGAGGAAGGTGTAA
- the cysK gene encoding cysteine synthase A translates to MRKVNNISELIGYTPMVKLNRVVAEDAADVYVKLESYNPGSSVKDRIALSMIEDAEEKGLLKEGSTIIEPTSGNTGIGLAMLAAAKGYKAILVMPDTMSMERRNLLKAFGAELVLTPGAEGMGGAIRKAEELVKDNPEYFMPQQFNNLSNPEVHRKTTAIEILEQMDNKVDAFVSGVGTGGTVTGVGEVLKERIGKVEVIAVEPVASPVLSGGKPGPHKIQGIGAGFVPDVLNTDIYDKVLKVENEEAMEMGRRLAREEGLLVGISSGAAIHAAVLVANKLGKGKKVVVVAPDTGERYLSTALFQFE, encoded by the coding sequence ATGCGTAAAGTAAATAACATTTCAGAACTGATTGGATATACACCGATGGTAAAACTAAACAGAGTAGTGGCTGAAGATGCAGCTGATGTATATGTAAAGCTGGAGTCTTATAACCCAGGCAGTAGCGTTAAGGATCGTATTGCTTTATCTATGATTGAAGACGCAGAAGAAAAAGGGCTATTAAAAGAAGGGTCAACAATAATTGAGCCAACAAGTGGTAATACGGGTATTGGTTTAGCTATGCTTGCCGCAGCAAAGGGATACAAAGCAATCTTAGTTATGCCTGATACTATGAGTATGGAGCGACGCAATCTTCTTAAGGCATTTGGTGCAGAGCTTGTGTTAACTCCAGGTGCTGAAGGTATGGGCGGAGCTATAAGAAAAGCCGAGGAGCTAGTTAAGGATAATCCAGAGTATTTTATGCCACAGCAGTTCAATAACCTATCCAACCCAGAGGTTCATAGAAAGACTACAGCTATAGAGATTTTAGAGCAAATGGACAATAAAGTTGATGCCTTTGTATCGGGAGTTGGTACAGGTGGAACGGTTACTGGAGTCGGAGAAGTTTTGAAGGAACGCATTGGAAAGGTAGAGGTTATAGCTGTTGAACCAGTTGCGTCACCTGTGCTATCAGGTGGTAAGCCAGGACCTCATAAAATTCAAGGTATTGGTGCTGGATTTGTACCAGATGTTTTAAACACAGATATCTATGACAAAGTACTTAAAGTTGAAAATGAAGAAGCAATGGAAATGGGTCGTAGATTAGCTAGAGAAGAAGGCTTGTTAGTTGGAATCTCATCAGGGGCTGCTATCCATGCAGCGGTTTTAGTAGCTAATAAGCTAGGTAAAGGTAAGAAGGTTGTTGTAGTTGCTCCGGATACGGGAGAAAGATATCTGAGCACAGCATTGTTTCAATTTGAATAA
- a CDS encoding HD domain-containing protein: MQRIQRIFNHDKFAYYLKRIKTLEKGRPFCLHPLEHSIDVARIAYILWLEQSLKEGGFSVSTNSTMDLTVDSEQALDAMKCYIYAAALLHDIGRYRQYLYGEEHAEVSANLAQEILVDTGFAEEEQAVILDAIRYHNAETSEYLLTRILQKADKLSRKCFQCTEQERCYKLSKMETRHGLIY; this comes from the coding sequence ATGCAACGCATACAAAGAATATTTAATCACGATAAGTTCGCATATTATTTAAAACGAATAAAGACGCTAGAGAAAGGTCGCCCCTTCTGTCTGCATCCACTTGAACACTCAATCGATGTAGCGAGAATTGCTTATATCCTGTGGTTAGAGCAAAGCTTAAAGGAAGGTGGCTTTTCTGTGTCAACAAATAGTACTATGGATTTGACTGTAGACAGCGAACAAGCTTTAGATGCAATGAAATGCTATATATATGCGGCGGCGCTACTACACGATATCGGTAGGTATCGTCAATATTTGTATGGTGAAGAGCATGCTGAGGTGAGTGCTAATTTAGCACAAGAAATTCTAGTTGATACAGGCTTTGCTGAGGAAGAGCAGGCTGTAATTCTAGACGCGATACGTTATCACAACGCTGAGACGTCAGAATATTTACTGACGCGCATCTTACAAAAAGCAGATAAGCTATCGAGAAAGTGCTTTCAATGTACGGAGCAAGAACGCTGCTATAAGCTTTCAAAGATGGAAACTAGGCATGGATTGATTTATTAG
- the hypE gene encoding hydrogenase expression/formation protein HypE, protein MTEKILLAHGDGGKLTHDLIDNVFVKHFYVDNNALPDAFVADKEPGKIAFTTDTFVVNPLFFKGGDIGKIAIAGTVNDLAVVGAVPKYISCGFIIEEGFLIADLEKIVESMAKTAKEAGVAIVTGDTKVVEKNKGDGVFINTSGIGFVPENRTLSYKEIAPGDAVLINGNIGEHGMAIMSERSGLNFSSPVKSDCQALNNFIEKLMEHVPEVKFMRDPTRGGVATTLKEIATDTGLNITIEEESLPVSDELMGAVDLLGLDPLYLANEGKVLIFVPQDKVETALEIMSSLPEGIGSKQIATVGEGNGQVFLQTAFGGKKIIDLLAGAPLPRIC, encoded by the coding sequence ATGACTGAGAAAATACTCTTAGCCCATGGTGATGGAGGTAAGCTTACCCATGACCTTATAGATAACGTTTTTGTAAAACACTTTTATGTAGACAATAACGCGTTGCCAGATGCTTTTGTGGCAGACAAAGAGCCAGGCAAGATTGCCTTTACAACGGATACCTTTGTAGTTAACCCACTATTCTTTAAAGGTGGGGATATCGGCAAAATTGCTATAGCGGGAACGGTTAATGATTTAGCAGTAGTAGGGGCAGTTCCGAAATATATTAGCTGTGGCTTTATCATCGAAGAGGGTTTTCTGATTGCAGACCTAGAAAAGATTGTTGAATCGATGGCAAAGACGGCGAAAGAGGCAGGCGTAGCAATAGTAACGGGAGACACTAAGGTAGTTGAGAAGAATAAAGGTGACGGTGTATTTATTAACACCTCGGGAATAGGATTTGTACCTGAAAATCGCACCTTATCCTATAAAGAAATAGCTCCTGGTGATGCGGTACTAATCAACGGTAATATCGGTGAACATGGGATGGCAATAATGTCTGAACGTTCAGGATTAAACTTCTCTAGCCCAGTGAAAAGTGATTGCCAAGCCCTTAATAATTTTATAGAGAAGCTAATGGAGCACGTGCCTGAGGTTAAATTCATGCGTGACCCAACCCGTGGTGGCGTAGCAACTACACTTAAAGAGATTGCCACAGATACAGGCTTAAATATAACTATTGAAGAAGAATCCCTGCCTGTGAGTGATGAGCTTATGGGTGCTGTAGACTTATTGGGATTAGATCCGCTGTATTTAGCAAATGAAGGCAAGGTGCTAATATTTGTTCCACAGGATAAAGTAGAAACTGCCCTAGAAATCATGAGCTCCTTACCAGAGGGCATAGGTTCTAAGCAAATTGCAACAGTAGGCGAAGGAAATGGACAAGTATTCCTACAAACTGCCTTCGGCGGCAAGAAGATTATTGATTTATTAGCGGGAGCACCGTTGCCAAGGATTTGTTAA
- a CDS encoding HypC/HybG/HupF family hydrogenase formation chaperone, with protein sequence MCLAIPAKVIAIDGYLAEVECFGNTRKVGLTLKPETKIGDYVMVHAGFVIEIVDEKYAMESQELWKEMIKHEQHED encoded by the coding sequence ATGTGTTTAGCAATTCCAGCTAAGGTTATTGCAATTGATGGGTATTTAGCCGAGGTTGAATGCTTCGGCAATACAAGAAAAGTAGGTTTAACTTTAAAACCAGAAACAAAAATCGGCGACTACGTAATGGTACACGCTGGCTTTGTCATTGAAATAGTTGATGAGAAATACGCTATGGAAAGTCAAGAACTATGGAAAGAGATGATAAAGCATGAGCAGCATGAAGACTAA
- the hslO gene encoding Hsp33 family molecular chaperone HslO → MMKDYAIRATGYGGKVRLLACTTTQLMNELQKRHGTSATVSAALGRTVSIGAMMGLMHKGREKLTLQVHGDGPAGRIIVDADANGNVRGYVTNPQVDFPPNEHGKLDVKRAVGTTGMIYVVKDIGMKEPYQGSSQIVSGEIGEDFTYYFTQSEQTPSAVGVGVIVDKDLSIKASGGFIIQLFPGTEEHVITELEQKITGLGNVSAKIEQGYTPEELAAELVDTLEILEKKELNFSCQCNHDRIVNVIKKLGLAEVQSILEKEQQSEVTCNFCNEKYIVEKHELEQISKELEGTE, encoded by the coding sequence ATGATGAAAGATTACGCAATTAGAGCAACAGGATATGGTGGTAAAGTACGGCTGCTAGCATGTACTACCACACAGCTTATGAACGAACTACAAAAACGACACGGAACCTCCGCTACAGTTAGCGCGGCACTTGGAAGAACGGTGTCTATTGGTGCTATGATGGGACTAATGCATAAAGGTCGAGAAAAACTTACCTTACAGGTTCATGGTGATGGGCCCGCTGGACGTATCATAGTAGATGCAGATGCTAATGGCAACGTGCGAGGCTACGTGACAAATCCACAGGTAGATTTTCCGCCTAATGAGCATGGCAAGCTTGATGTGAAGCGAGCTGTTGGTACAACAGGGATGATTTATGTAGTTAAGGATATAGGGATGAAAGAGCCTTATCAAGGGTCGTCACAAATCGTATCGGGCGAAATCGGAGAAGACTTTACATACTATTTCACACAATCTGAGCAAACTCCATCTGCAGTAGGAGTTGGTGTTATAGTGGACAAGGACCTGAGTATTAAAGCTTCGGGAGGGTTTATAATTCAGTTATTTCCTGGCACAGAAGAACATGTTATTACAGAACTAGAACAAAAGATAACAGGTCTCGGAAACGTGTCAGCAAAAATAGAGCAAGGTTATACTCCAGAGGAGTTAGCGGCAGAGCTTGTGGATACATTAGAGATACTAGAGAAGAAAGAGCTTAATTTCTCTTGTCAATGTAATCATGACCGAATCGTAAATGTAATTAAGAAACTAGGATTAGCAGAGGTTCAAAGTATTCTTGAGAAAGAACAACAAAGTGAAGTAACCTGCAACTTCTGCAATGAGAAGTATATCGTAGAAAAACATGAGCTAGAACAGATAAGCAAAGAATTGGAGGGTACAGAGTGA
- a CDS encoding peptidylprolyl isomerase yields MREKILWGVIAALILVLVFILFFQQAAGDTMARVEQRTIYKDEFMNDLLKKYGPQHIYKMIEREAVYFEANRLAIEVSDREVDKEIDRYRSNFVDSNQDFEAVLFYDYGITLEQLREDIRYNILLEKLATLDIRVTEAEMEKYYEENIFHFREPEKLRISRILLHELEDANRVYNELVEGANFAAIAMEVSQDRLTSANGGDMGYISVESIYIDYEIIDTAMGTDIGDYSQPFQSYDGWNIIMLENRIPEKIYDYSEVKSFIHRELALKQAKPLHEYLQDLVSKLDIEIYEQTVKKYLYFVEE; encoded by the coding sequence GTGAGGGAGAAGATCTTATGGGGGGTAATCGCCGCACTTATTTTAGTGTTAGTATTTATTTTATTTTTTCAACAGGCTGCTGGCGATACTATGGCAAGAGTTGAACAACGGACAATCTATAAAGACGAGTTTATGAACGATTTACTCAAAAAATACGGCCCACAGCATATATACAAAATGATTGAGCGTGAGGCTGTATACTTTGAGGCAAATAGGCTAGCAATTGAAGTGTCAGATAGAGAAGTTGATAAGGAAATTGATCGTTATAGAAGCAACTTCGTTGACAGTAATCAAGACTTTGAAGCTGTACTGTTTTACGATTACGGAATTACATTGGAGCAATTACGAGAGGATATTAGGTATAATATACTTTTAGAAAAGCTAGCAACCCTGGATATCCGAGTAACTGAAGCGGAAATGGAAAAGTATTATGAGGAAAACATTTTTCACTTTAGAGAACCAGAGAAACTAAGAATAAGTAGAATATTGCTCCATGAACTAGAGGACGCGAATCGTGTTTATAATGAATTGGTTGAAGGGGCTAACTTTGCAGCTATCGCAATGGAGGTCTCACAAGATCGGTTAACATCTGCAAATGGTGGGGATATGGGCTACATTAGTGTTGAAAGTATATATATTGATTATGAAATTATTGATACTGCAATGGGAACGGATATTGGCGACTATAGTCAACCGTTCCAGTCCTACGATGGCTGGAATATCATAATGCTAGAAAATCGCATACCAGAAAAGATATATGATTACAGTGAAGTGAAATCTTTTATTCATAGAGAATTAGCACTTAAACAGGCAAAACCCTTACATGAATATTTACAAGACTTAGTAAGCAAATTAGATATAGAAATATATGAACAGACTGTAAAGAAATATTTGTATTTCGTAGAAGAATAA
- the pabA gene encoding aminodeoxychorismate/anthranilate synthase component II, which translates to MILMIDNYDSFTYNVVQYLGELGEEIEVFRNDKITIDEIEEKNPIAIVISPGPCTPNEAGISLEVINYFAGKIPILGICLGHQSIGQAFGGDVIRAEQIMHGKTSEVHHDGKGLFKDLPSPLTVTRYHSLIVKRETLPACLEITAETEAKEIMGLRHREQLVEGVQFHPESIKTEQGKQMIKNFINLAKG; encoded by the coding sequence ATGATTTTGATGATTGATAATTATGATTCATTTACGTACAATGTAGTTCAATATCTTGGTGAGCTAGGCGAAGAAATTGAAGTATTTCGAAACGATAAAATCACCATAGATGAGATTGAGGAAAAGAATCCAATAGCCATCGTTATATCGCCAGGTCCGTGTACTCCTAATGAAGCAGGGATTAGCCTGGAAGTTATTAATTATTTTGCTGGGAAGATTCCGATATTAGGAATCTGCCTCGGTCATCAATCAATAGGTCAAGCATTTGGTGGTGATGTAATTAGGGCTGAGCAGATTATGCATGGTAAAACCTCTGAGGTACACCATGATGGTAAAGGGTTATTTAAGGACCTTCCATCACCGTTAACGGTAACTAGGTATCACTCGTTGATTGTAAAGCGAGAGACCTTACCAGCCTGCCTAGAAATTACGGCAGAGACTGAAGCCAAAGAAATTATGGGTCTTCGCCACCGAGAGCAACTGGTTGAGGGAGTTCAATTTCACCCAGAGTCGATAAAAACTGAACAGGGCAAGCAAATGATTAAAAACTTTATAAACCTAGCAAAGGGTTAA